In Mytilus edulis chromosome 13, xbMytEdul2.2, whole genome shotgun sequence, a single window of DNA contains:
- the LOC139500824 gene encoding G-protein coupled receptor 157-like — MENATVNTTWIPTSNPIVHINPLSVFAVDISLTIIACTLSFFGSIFIFTSYCVVDSLRPENETRRLLIYLTVSDLFVAIGNFIGTIRFIAIYGSKPIYSNSAHAFSDEELSSDSVCVVQSFIQTTGSMWSFCWNTAIAIHLCFALVYCRHGTWSRKVKIFCHSVCWLLPLSIAIAAARYEVLGEGFTEVTGIWCWIKSSLSKSDRITWMIISGIGWELVSYFVTCVIFIYLKGYMWRQKTRFNQRRFNDVSLRLRAEDENYLYLWLIGFLLRIWGTVRFFLFVSGNSSNDKPYAGIDFALLHLESFGDSSKPFFTFLLFCIADKRTRQLLRNKIFCRRRGYEEILQSINAESNYDNSVNEPL, encoded by the exons atggagAATGCGACAGTTAATACAACGTGGATTCCGACGTCCAATCCTATAGTACATATAAATCCCTTATCGGTATTTGCGGTGGATATTTCTTTGACCATCATTGCTTGCACATTGTCATTTTTCGGATCCATATTTATTTTTACGTCTTACTGCGTTGTTGACAGTTTACGGCCTGAAAATGAAACGAGACGGCTGTTAATATATTTAACTGTTTCGGATTTATTCGTTGCCATCGGAAACTTCATTGGAACTATACGTTTTATTGCTATTTACGGCAGTAAACCTATTTATAGTAATTCTGCGCATGCGTTTTCTGACGAAGAACTGTCGAGTGATAGTGTTTGTGTTGTTCAGAGTTTCATACAAACAACAGGATCTATGTGGTCATTTTGTTGGAACACAGCAATAGCCATACATCTATGTTTTGCCTTGGTTTATTGTAGACATGGCACATGGTCGCGGAAGGTGAAAATATTCTGTCATTCCGTCTGTTGGCTTCTTCCTC ttTCCATAGCAATAGCGGCAGCCAGATATGAAGTTTTAGGTGAAGGCTTCACTGAAGTAACTGGTATCTGGTGTTGGATTAAGTCATCTTTGTCAAAGAGCGATCGTATAACGTGGATGATTATTTCTGGTATAGGATGGGAGTTAGTTTCGTATTTTGTGACATGtgtaatatttatatatctgAAAGGATACATGTGGCGTCAG aaaacaaGATTCAATCAACGCAGATTTAACGACGTATCTCTTCGACTGAGGGCTGAAGATGAAAACTACCTTTACTTGTGGTTGATCGGATTTCTTCTCAGGATATGGGGAACAGTGCGCTTCTTTTTATTTGTGTCAGGAAATTCTTCAAACGATAAACCTTACGCTGGCATAGATTTTGCGCTATTGCATCTAGAAAGTTTTGGCGACAGTTCGAAGCCATTTTTTACGTTTCTTTTATTTTGCATTGCTGACAAAAGAACTCGACAACTGCTGCGGAACAAAATATTCTGTAGAAGACGTGGTTATGAAGAAATTTTACAAAGTATCAATGCGGAGTCAAATTATGATAACAGTGTAAATGAACCCTTATAG